Proteins encoded in a region of the Cydia pomonella isolate Wapato2018A chromosome 3, ilCydPomo1, whole genome shotgun sequence genome:
- the LOC133516148 gene encoding suppressor of lurcher protein 1-like isoform X1 — protein MSFRNCGSEIPEMNFNQNMKTSTALILLIHLSLHTVDEGLAINPGCTCIRFTSTLGKERGTFSSPDYPRAYPPHLDCVLYTFLAAPHEIVELVFTDFDVYKEHLDCIQGDYLKVYSEGGTHGPGPPGVNEYSSWRALCGSRADAPPALYSHGPLLVLEFHTGSKANNATGFVGTYRFIDRRNFETDGVHVPDTWCDYVFNSQANRPLYGRMYSPRYPSSYPSNVRCTYHFHARQHERIKLVFEESFLQKGDESCLNRADIIKVFDGRSTTAPVLAMLCNEIAGYEILSTGPDLLVQFTANSDASGQGFKASYQFEMDDTNTDGDVNKKSSTSEAISGLGPAVSAATSSCDQVFSSDKSKSGKLLSPLHPAPYPQKTKCHYDFQARGRERIRLVFEDFSLQRVTASMVDCESMDSLDVFLYVDGRLEKMASFCGNDVPKPIMSNGPKMSIEFRGIYSSRHSRGFKISYYFVEDYGIATGTQLLEFPCAFVFNSSEWSRGAVTSPNYPGLYPRDTECNYFFHGNENEKIHLHFTYFDVEGVVPCEAVSASDYVQISNKIVDTEGHRYCGQLKELQFKSERNFLRVTFRSNDRLDGTGFKADYIFLRDSVMHSITMPDSDNGGSSYTSKLIFLTFAFDIIREFYRF, from the exons TAGCCCAGACTACCCGCGCGCCTACCCGCCGCACCTCGACTGCGTGCTCTACACCTTCCTCGCCGCGCCACACGAGATCGTCGAGCTCGTCTTTACAGACTTCGACGTCTACAAGGAACATCTTGA CTGCATCCAAGGCGACTATCTGAAAGTGTACTCCGAAGGGGGCACTCACGGGCCGGGGCCTCCTGGAGTGAACGAGTACTCGTCGTGGCGCGCGCTCTGCGGCAGCCGGGCCGACGCCCCGCCGGCGCTCTACTCCCACGGACCGCTCCTGGTGCTGGAGTTTCATACGGGAAGCAAAGCTAATAATGCCACCGGTTTCGTTGGCACCTATAGATTTATAGATAGGC GTAATTTCGAGACAGATGGCGTACATGTTCCAGACACATGGTGTGACTACGTGTTTAATTCGCAAGCCAACCGGCCCTTGTACGGTCGGATGTATAGCCCAAGGTATCCTTCGAGCTATCCCAGCAACGTGCGATGTACTTATCATTTTCACGCCAG ACAACATGAGCGAATCAAGTTAGTTTTCGAGGAATCGTTTCTTCAGAAAGGAGATGAAAG CTGTCTCAATCGAGCTGATATTATAAAAGTTTTCGACGGGCGGTCGACAACAGCACCGGTTCTCGCTATGCTTTGCAATGAGATAGCAG GGTATGAAATATTGTCAACTGGGCCGGATCTACTGGTCCAGTTTACAGCTAATTCGGACGCCTCTGGACAAGGCTTCAAGGCGAGCTACCAATTTGAAATGGACGACACTAATACAG ATGGCGACGTCAATAAAAAGTCCAGTACAAGCGAAGCAATATCCGGACTGGGCCCGGCAGTGAGTGCCGCAA CTTCATCTTGTGACCAAGTATTCAGTAGTGATAAAAGCAAGAGTGGCAAACTATTGTCACCTCTACATCCAGCGCCGTATCCCCAGAAGACAAAGTGCCATTACGACTTCCAGGCCAGGGGAAGGGAACGGATCCGACTAGTTTTCGAAGATTTTAGCCTTCAGAGGGTAACTGCTAGCATGGTGga TTGTGAGAGCATGGATTCTCTGGACGTGTTTTTGTATGTAGACGGTCGACTTGAAAAGATGGCTTCCTTTTGTGGAAACGATGTACCAAAGCCAATAATGTCGAATGGACCGAAGATGTCTATTGAGTTTCGAGGGATTTACTCGTCGAGACATAGTAGGGGTTTTAAGATATCGTACTATTTTGTAGAAG aTTATGGAATTGCGACGGGAACGCAACTTTTGGAATTTCCATGTGCCTTCGTATTTAATAGCAGCGAATGGAGCCGAGGAGCCGTGACGTCACCCAACTATCCTGGTCTTTATCCGCGGGATACAGAATGCAATTACTTTTTCCATGGAAACGAAaacgaaaaaatacatttacattttacgTATTTTGATGTTGAAGGAGTGGTGCC ATGCGAGGCAGTGTCGGCGAGCGACTATGTACAAATTTCGAACAAAATAGTGGATACTGAAGGCCATAGGTACTGTGGGCAGCTTAAGGAACTTCAATTCAAATCTGAGCGAAACTTCCTGAGGGTCACCTTTAGGTCGAATGATAGGCTTGATGGCACTGGGTTTAAAGCCGATTATATCTTTTTAAGAGATTCGGTTATGCATAGTATAACAATGCCGGATTCCGATAATGGAG GATCCTCTTATACATCAAAGCTGATATTCCTGACATTCGCGTTTGACATCATCCGAGAATTCTACAGGTTCTAA